From a single Nostoc edaphicum CCNP1411 genomic region:
- a CDS encoding class I SAM-dependent methyltransferase: protein MSQINPETTPLHTLNPLNRFSDRAEDYVKYRPSYPADAIDIILEGLGENSQLVAADIGAGTGIASRLLAERGVNVIAIEPNAAMREAAKPHPLIEFRDGTAEFTQLPDNSVDLVTCFQAFHWFNPEPTLLEFHRILKPSTRLAVVWNNRDQKDALTTEYSRIVREASNNHPAESRMQAIEPLLVTPHFINIQEYNFTYRQQLDLTGLIGRAMSVSYLPHEGSAYEQLIDRFQELYQRFSDESGFVYMVYRTSVHLGEVI, encoded by the coding sequence GTGAGCCAAATTAATCCTGAAACAACCCCCTTACATACCTTAAACCCACTCAACCGATTTTCTGACAGAGCAGAGGATTATGTAAAATATCGACCAAGTTACCCCGCAGATGCAATTGATATTATCTTGGAAGGATTAGGTGAAAATTCACAACTCGTAGCAGCAGATATTGGTGCAGGTACAGGAATTGCTTCAAGATTGTTAGCTGAACGGGGAGTTAATGTCATAGCCATAGAACCAAACGCGGCGATGCGAGAAGCTGCTAAACCACATCCTTTAATAGAGTTTCGTGATGGAACAGCAGAATTTACCCAACTACCTGATAATTCAGTTGATTTAGTTACTTGTTTTCAAGCTTTCCACTGGTTCAATCCCGAACCAACTTTATTGGAATTTCACCGCATTTTAAAACCATCAACACGCTTGGCTGTGGTGTGGAATAACCGCGATCAAAAAGATGCGTTAACTACAGAGTATAGCCGAATAGTCCGCGAAGCATCTAATAATCATCCAGCAGAATCTCGAATGCAGGCGATAGAGCCACTGTTAGTAACTCCCCATTTTATTAACATCCAGGAATATAATTTTACTTATAGGCAACAGTTAGATTTAACTGGACTTATTGGACGAGCAATGAGTGTTTCTTATTTGCCGCATGAAGGTTCGGCATACGAACAGCTTATTGATAGGTTTCAAGAATTATATCAGCGCTTTAGTGATGAAAGTGGTTTTGTCTATATGGTCTATCGCACTAGCGTACACCTTGGCGAAGTAATTTAA
- a CDS encoding urease accessory protein UreD, with amino-acid sequence MTCNSEIAEGWHGKLNLVYADRQGKTQLISNHQQAPLKVQRPFYPEGEICHSIILHTAGGMVGGDRLSSNIHLQPQTQALITTAAASKIYRSNGLQARQIIQMQVDAGACLEWLPQETILFNDAIYRQDLRVELATGGSWLGWEITRFGRSARGEKFLQGEWRSHTEIWQEGIPLWIDRQWLQGSEETFYSPHGLAGKPIVGSLVWVGGAVSAEIVEKMRNLWDGEGEVGVSRLQHGLLCRYRGSSTSEVRNWFIDVWQLLRVSFLNRGNCIPRVWQV; translated from the coding sequence ATGACCTGCAACTCAGAAATAGCAGAAGGTTGGCATGGCAAACTTAATTTAGTCTATGCCGATCGCCAGGGTAAAACTCAATTAATTTCCAATCACCAACAAGCGCCCCTGAAGGTACAACGCCCATTTTATCCAGAAGGGGAAATTTGTCATAGCATAATTTTACACACGGCTGGGGGAATGGTGGGAGGCGATCGCTTATCCTCTAACATCCACCTCCAACCCCAAACCCAAGCCTTAATCACCACGGCGGCTGCAAGCAAGATATATCGCAGCAATGGCTTACAAGCTAGACAAATCATCCAAATGCAAGTTGATGCTGGTGCTTGTTTAGAATGGCTACCGCAAGAGACAATTTTATTTAACGACGCGATTTATCGGCAAGATTTACGGGTAGAATTAGCAACCGGGGGCAGTTGGTTAGGCTGGGAAATTACCCGATTTGGTCGCAGTGCTAGAGGAGAGAAATTCTTGCAGGGAGAATGGCGATCGCACACGGAAATTTGGCAAGAAGGTATTCCTTTATGGATTGATCGGCAATGGTTACAGGGTAGCGAAGAAACTTTTTATAGTCCTCATGGTTTGGCTGGAAAACCAATAGTAGGTAGTCTAGTTTGGGTTGGTGGTGCAGTTTCGGCAGAAATTGTGGAAAAAATGCGAAATTTATGGGATGGAGAAGGAGAAGTGGGTGTTAGTCGATTACAACATGGATTATTGTGTCGATATCGCGGTTCTTCTACTTCTGAGGTGAGAAACTGGTTTATTGATGTTTGGCAGTTGCTGCGAGTTTCTTTTTTGAATCGTGGTAATTGTATACCAAGAGTTTGGCAGGTTTGA
- the ureA gene encoding urease subunit gamma, with protein sequence MQLTPQEKDKLLIFTAALLAERRKGRGLKLNYPEAIAYISAAILEGARDGQTVAELMSYGTTLLTRDDVMEGIPEMVHDVQVEATFPDGTKLVTVHNPIR encoded by the coding sequence ATGCAACTTACGCCGCAGGAAAAAGATAAGCTATTGATTTTTACTGCTGCTTTATTAGCAGAAAGACGGAAAGGAAGGGGTTTAAAACTGAATTATCCCGAAGCGATCGCTTATATTTCTGCTGCTATTTTAGAAGGTGCAAGAGATGGGCAAACTGTAGCTGAATTGATGAGTTATGGTACAACTCTCTTAACGCGGGATGATGTCATGGAAGGTATACCAGAAATGGTGCATGATGTGCAGGTTGAAGCTACTTTTCCTGATGGCACAAAGTTAGTTACAGTACATAATCCAATTCGTTAA